Proteins encoded together in one Erinaceus europaeus chromosome 11, mEriEur2.1, whole genome shotgun sequence window:
- the NR2F1 gene encoding COUP transcription factor 1 isoform X2, with amino-acid sequence MFGYSVQRGRMPPTQPNPGQYALTNGDPLNGHCYLSGYISLLLRAEPYPTSRYGSQCMQPNNIMGIENICELAARLLFSAVEWARNIPFFPDLQITDQVSLLRLTWSELFVLNAAQCSMPLHVAPLLAAAGLHASPMSADRVVAFMDHIRIFQEQVEKLKALHVDSAEYSCLKAIVLFTSDACGLSDAAHIESLQEKSQCALEEYVRSQYPNQPSRFGKLLLRLPSLRTVSSSVIEQLFFVRLVGKTPIETLIRDMLLSGSSFNWPYMSIQCS; translated from the exons ATGTTTGGCTACT CGGTTCAGCGAGGAAGAATGCCTCCAACCCAGCCCAATCCAGGCCAGTACGCTCTCACCAACGGAGACCCCCTCAACGGCCACTGCTACCTGTCCGGCTACATCTCGCTGCTGCTGCGCGCCGAGCCCTACCCCACGTCGCGCTATGGCAGCCAGTGCATGCAGCCCAACAACATCATGGGCATCGAGAACATCTGCGAGCTGGCAGCCCGCTTGCTCTTCAGCGCCGTCGAGTGGGCCCGCAACATCCCCTTCTTCCCGGATCTGCAGATCACCGACCAGGTGTCCCTGCTCCGCCTCACCTGGAGCGAGCTGTTCGTGCTCAACGCGGCCCAGTGCTCCATGCCGCTGCACGTGGCGCCGCTGCTGGCTGCCGCCGGCCTGCACGCCTCGCCCATGTCCGCCGACCGCGTGGTGGCCTTCATGGACCACATCCGCATCTTCCAGGAGCAGGTGGAGAAGCTCAAGGCGCTGCACGTCGACTCGGCCGAGTACAGCTGCCTCAAAGCCATCGTGCTCTTCACGTCAG ATGCCTGTGGCCTGTCCGATGCCGCCCACATCGAGAGCCTGCAGGAGAAGTCACAGTGTGCGCTGGAAGAATATGTAAGAAGCCAGTACCCTAACCAGCCTAGTCGATTCGGCAAACTGCTGCTACGGCTGCCCTCGCTACGCACTGTGTCCTCCTCAGTAATCGAGCAGCTCTTCTTCGTCCGATTGGTAGGTAAAACCCCCATTGAAACACTCATCCGTGATATGTTACTCTCTGGGAGCAGCTTCAACTGGCCTTACATGTCCATCCAGTGTTCCTAG